The sequence below is a genomic window from Nicotiana tomentosiformis chromosome 6, ASM39032v3, whole genome shotgun sequence.
tcgtgctgataacgtgttataaaatataactcaaagtaacaatatggaataaggaaaaacaagttaagagatatatatagaaagagagaagagattcttatttcttcttcaattgtatgtattttcctatctattacaatgcctttatataggcatgaaatgtgaagaaaatatgtcattaaacatagaaaatatgtcattaagcatttgagatgaagatcacgaaagaagagtagacatccaccataatttgatatttcttataacattTACATAGTAATAATTTCACACGAGTTCACAATAATCTTTGAATAGTCTTCCATGAAATAACCCAGTGGTTAACGAGTGGTATTACTCATTTGGACATCTCAAGTTCTAATTTTGGTTATAATCCATATTTCCACTGATAAGGAGTAATAGATATCTCGTAAATTAATTAAAAGACGTATAAATTGGCCCGAATACCTTAATTATCAAACAAAGGAAAATATGACTACATCTACTCCAAGCTAGTGTGCAGGATCACTTTGGTAAGCTGTCCCGGAGGCAAATTCAGAATTTAAATTATATGAGTtcacttttaaatttttttagcaTTGAGCCCATtaaatttttaaagttatgggttcagaccTACCACTTAttacaattttaataaatttttacgtATAAATTTATGATCCGCGGAGAAAGATCAAACTCTATAGCCCTTGGTTGTTCGAGTTAGCTAAACAAATGCTTATCGAGATACGCACGAGATACTTCAAACACAGCAAAAATAAACTAAAACAACAAGCATGTGCTACTCCTGCTTCTATGTTTAGATCTTAATACATGGATTTTTTTACGAGCCCTAGTTGGTTGGTGGACACAAAAACAAGGATATATTCATGCGCCGTCAAACCGTAAATGGGTGGAGCTACAGTATTTTATCTGCGTGTTTAAACGAATAATAACTtttacttaaattttatatttatattaataaattcataaaatatatattaaatattttattacgAACCTGATAactaaaataaattatgaattcaaatataaatttttattacGAACTATAAATTCAAATATAAATTCAGAATCCATAAACTCCACCAATAAAACTTGTAAATTCGTTTTTATTTTACTGCGCGGTGGGTGGTGCATTTGTTACAGTTGAATTTGGTATTGGTAGGACCTCTTTGTTATCTATAACAGAAGTTGGTGGGAATTGAGATGCCACTAGCAAGTGACCACTAACTCACTCATCATTTTGCCTTTTGCTTATACTTGGAAAATTGCTCACACTGCTATTCAATTTCAACCTAGTGAAACTAAAGggtgttttgatttgcttttttAGCTTTTTTAATGTATGGTAAAGTCAAAAAATATGTTTAAAATAAGTTAAAGATTGCTTTAAACCAGCCAAAAACAACAAGTTGGTCAACTCCAACTTATTATTTTTGATTTAAAAGCgctgaaaaaaattatttttaagccaatccaaacgggctACTAATATGGCATCTCTCAAAGCATAAGTAGATAAATTAAACTCTTTcatataatataataaataagttAAATTATATTACTCGAACCATAGATCAAATCCTTGTTATACATTTTATAAGGATAAAAATCATCTTACGCACTTAATCTTTTTAGAGTTTGCTTAATACACAACTATGCCTCAGTCAAAATTTATGGGAATTCGTCATGATTTACCAAATTCTGCGGCGACATATCGCAACTTTCCCTTTTCCGGGTTTAGAATTAGCAATTTGAGCAAAATTACACATGTAGAGTTAAACTCTTCTAtacaataatttttatatattttttacattattagtaacctaaaaatataaattatatgtTACAGCTGATTTAGATAACTTGGTAGTAAAAGAATTCTTAACAAATCCATCAGAAAACAGAAATTGTCAACCTTCTGTAGGGTTTGGTGGACTATGAACATAATAATACCAAACATGTACCTTGAGCTCGTAAATAATAACATTTGTTTGGTTTTAGTTTCTAAATTTAATTCGATTTGGTTTCAAAACCAAATATGGTCAGCTTGTATGATAGAAacttagggtccaccaaactCTATAGAGAAACTCGGTTCTCACATAATACACACAATAAaagataagtaaatgacacaacagaattttacgtgaaaaacttcCAGTTCAcaagattaaaaatcacgacaTACCCTCGTatgatttcaacttcactaaccgaaCAACTTTTAGATTAAAGCCTAttataacctaggaattaaactcttaatcccccaTTCACCTGTAATAATCTCtttataataactctattacaatgCCCATACccaaacacaaggtttatgattttacaaatggtttcctacacaatgcttatagctaagctaagtaggaattacacgTAAATCACTCTGACAAAGGTGCAACCGATCTAAGGACATATAATAACACAATGCTGGAAAttggtccttcgttatgttgttctttgttcgtGAAGTCTGGACGTCACTTGCAAGATGGCAACACACTTGAGAGAAAACTTGATTAATTCTTGGATGTGCAAGTGTATGTTTTCTTCATTGCTTCATGTTAATAatattcaagtgatgtcacttggatGATGCAAGCAAATATCTGGCAgaaggcattccccataaagtgatTGTTGCACTGTTCACACTGTTGTGTGTGTGCAGAGGAACAGTTGCAGTGACTTTAAAGCTGTGAGAAGTTGACTGGTACAGTCCGCAAGGGAACTAATGTTCATCTGTTCTCTATGTCGTCTCTTTGACTCTAGCTGTTGGAGTTTGTGCTCGATTTGAGATTTATTGTACTTTGGAACCTTGAGGATGTGTAACATGTTGCCGATCTGGTTATTATCATAAAGTTTGTTCGATcctcaaaatatgaaaagttACACTCAACTTATCATTGTATTTGTTTTAAGCTTCGTCAATGGGATTCAAATGGACCCTCTGAATATCTCTAACTTAACTTTTCTTTACTAGAGACTTTATTCAAACATGATTACTAACTATTACAATAAGTTTAATTACCAATGAAATATCAGCCATAGTGGTTATAGTTTTATTTGTACTTTCTCTTTAACTATTATTACCGTCAATTGAATATCAAATTAAAGAGTAAAGGCAAAGTATGTGCTGTCCATGTTGTTTAAAATTAATCTTGCTTATGTTGATATTATATGCCAGGATTTAACTTTATTAAGAATTGTTTCAGTCAAAGAAAGACAACTTCAATTTGCTGTTAGTAGAACCAGAAAAGGAGATTTTTCACCTACCCAACGCTTCACCAAACTCCAAAGAGTTTGGCAGAGATGGTATGATGCTAGCTGATTATGAAAGGGAAATGACTAAAATAACAAAAAGAGaacgaagaaaaaaaaaatctacgAGAAATGAcgcaaaaaaaatttaaaaaaaagaattttgCTTGGCGTAAGATAATTAACTAAGCATTTAGGGTTAATATGGAGTACTTTAATAAACTTTTATCATTGCATATTTTAGAGACCATAACAaatatgcattttatttgaaataactcaaaaatatcctccgtttatttttggtaccaaaaatattcCTGCCATCTATTTTTTGAACCACAAATGCCCTTTAAACCGTTAGTCttgccattgaaattgacatgGCAGTCCAACTGGGTTAAATTTGCTTACATGATCATCCATCTAAGCAATCCAGtatggtaaaattattttttcgacaaaaatatttttccgaaattttttattaaaacacaaaatcaacacttattccgaaaaaaataaaaaaaattcgaaaaaatattttatttcgaattttttttattaaaatacaaaatcaacacttattccgaaaaaagtaaaaatttccaaaaaaatTATTCTTGATTGTTGTTTATGATTTGATTAAAAAACTTTATTGTTCTCTTTTGTGAATTTATGATTAGTTTGATCCAAATTTTTAGATGCTTATCTGTTATAGCTTCACAAAAGGTACACCTCTACTGTAAGTATCAATTGGTTCATTCGAAGTTCTTATAATTTTCcagaaattttttacttttttcggaataagtgttgattttgtgttttaataaaaaattctgaaataaataatttttccggaaattttttacttttttcggaataagtgttgattttgtattttaataaaaattttcggaaaataATTTTGTCATGCTGGATTGCTTAGATAGATGaccatgtaagcaaatctaacccagTTGGACTGCCATGTCAGCTTCAATGGCAAGACTAACGGTTTAAGGGGTATTTGTGATCTAAAACATAGACAAGAGTGATATTTTTTATACCAAAAATAAACGAAGGATATTTTTGAActatttcaaatagttcaaggACATCTTTGACCCTTTTCCGGCATTTCGAACTTTTAAAGGTGAAACTCCGCGACTGTATCTTGGACAAAATCCAAGAGATTGTCATAGAGTTTTACTCTTTTTAAGTTTGAAATTCATAACACTGTCGTGAATTTCAAAAATCAGTACGTTATTCTGGATTTTTCACTGTTATAAATTCATGACACGGTCATGATATTTTCGAAAAATGGTTACTTTTCAACGAACTTTCAAACACTACTTCTCAAAAATTAGCACCAAAAATGGTTAGCCCTTGCTATATTTTATTAACACCAATGACgtaaaaaaattatagaaatgtgAATATTTTTGTGATAGTCTTTAACTTTTGACCCTAGCTTTCCTCGTGGACAAAACGTCAAAGTTAAAAGTTAAAAGTGTTGCCCATGAGACAAGCGAGGGGCAACACTTATTGAAATTCTGTCCATGAGCCAAGCGGAAACAAAAATTCAAGACCATCCACTTTGAATACTATTCGTGTACTTCACCCGAATTGGGTAGTGCATTTCTCATGCGGGCCAAACCGTTGAAGAGTTGGTCTAGTCGAGAGTAAGACCGTAAAAATTGTATGGGGCGCCCTATTTGTTCGCCCATTTTAACTTTTACccgttttatttttcaatttgcaTCTGTacccctttttttttttggttaaaagcGTTTTAAAAAGACGATAATTAAAGACTATTGACAGAACTGTAGACTACACTCTACAGGACAAAACGTcaacatgttttggtatgaaattttagcaaataaattaaataatcttaatatgcattagcaaaaactcattagaaaattacatactacaagacaaaaacttaagcatgtttagtctgaaattttagtaaatgaactaaaaaacttcagcttgtttagactgaaatttcggataaaaatcgTGATAAAATTGTAGACTGCAAGATAGAACTTcaacatgttttggtatgaaattttagcaaatgaactaaataacttcagcatgcattagcaaaaactcattagaaaactacatactgcaagacaaaaatttaagcatgtttagtctgaatttttagcaaatgaactaaaaaacttcagtttgtttagactgaaatttcggataaaactcatgacaaaactgtagactgtagGATAAAACTTCGGCATGTTTTAGTATGAAATTTtggcaaatgaactaaataacttcaacatgtattagcaaaaactcattagaaaattacatattacGGGACAAAATtttaagcatatttagtctgaaattttagcaaatgaacaaaaaaaattcagcatgtttagattgaagtttctagataaaactcatgacaaaattaTAGACTGCATgataaataacttaagcatgcattagcatgaagttttagctaaAATGTAAAAAAATTTACGAATAAGGTTGTAGATCACGCGATTAATGCGTGATACAGGTTTTATATCTTTTATTAGGGGTATAATTATCATATTATTATGGATTTTTTGTCGGGGACtatcaaatcaataatttttaaaaatagaggTAGGACTGCAAATCTCCGATAAGACCTCAGTATAGTTGGGCTTTGGTTGTGTAGCCCAGTCACTGCGCCCAATACCTTGACCCGAAATAAGGAAGAAGCATAGCGGAGTACAGCACCAAGCCATTAATGGAGAAAAATTCTTCAGTCGTCCCCAAGCCATGGAGTCATCATCCGCTTCATCATCATCACTTTCAGATATTACATAGTTGTCCATTACACAGCCACATGTTGCAGCGGAACAATCATATTCCAACATGCCCACTTTTCACTCCTTTTCCGCAAAACCCTCAACAGATTTCACCTGCTATTTTGCCGGACGATTTGAATCCGCAGATTTCTGAGCCTAATGGAAATTTTACTGACTCGAGGTTACTTTTCCCCTATGTCCTTTTGTTCTTCAATGATGAATTTAATGCTTCGTTGTTTCTCTGATTAAAATTGAGCTAATCTGaagattgatttttttttttcacgGCAGGAAATTAAGTTGTCTGTGTTTCTGATGGTGCTACTGAAGTAGTAGTTGCTACACATTGTACTATATTGTGATTATCTTAGTAATGCTATTAGTATTATATATTGATAATAAGTTTACTAATtggcaggggcggagctagagtgtCGGCTTTGAATTCGAACATTGTTTTTGTCTTAAAAGtccattgaatatgtataaactattaatttagaacccagcaACTTAAAATGATTAGACTCCCGAACCCATAAGCTTGAAGTCTTGGTTTCGCCTCTgctaattggtagtgtttttacCTCATTTAATCACGAGTTTATTTATACCACAAGTTTTAAACATGAGTACTACTGTATATGCAATGTTGTTTAGAGACTAAAAGTTGAGATGTTTCATGGCTACCTTTAGTAGGAAGAGTCTAAAAGTGTTGGATACATTTTTCTCCAAACATGGAATTGTTTTTGTGGAGATCTCAGATGAAAAAAGAAGAGATATGTAGGAGCATCAACTGGACAACTGCTCCCTCCAGCCATATACATCACACGTCTGCCTTCAAACTGTGCTTGCTGTCCTCCCCCTCTGGCTTCCCCCGTTCCTCTTCCATTGTCCTGAAGAGTCTTTCCACTTGTCCCTTTCCACTCCCATACTCAATTTCTTGGCTCAGGCCCTCATCCGCTCTATCACCCGCTAAATCATTCTTCTTTATGTATAAACTCTCCTGGAGTCCTACATCTTCCTACAGAATGCAGCCATCTCCAAGCGAACTTAATTTTCTCCTCCCCTTAATAGAACATCTTAAAGTCCGTTCTAAGTTTCAAAAAAGTTCTATCAACTTCAGAATTGCACATGCTCAGGGTGGCTGCATTTGGTAAAATCTTGAGTTGATTTGGGCTGAATATGGTGATTGACTATCAAGGAAGAGGTGCATGTGTGTAAACTATGCTGCCGAATAGTGATATCTGTTCAACCTCTGTAATCTTAAGAAACTCTTGAAGAAGGGGAGTTTGTCCATCCTAAACACTGAGAAGTACTACACGATCCAACTTTTCTGTGTCTTCAGTTTTATTCTTGAAAAAGGGTTGAAAGTTTTTTGAATCAAGTAGGTGTTGTAGACAGTGAGCCTAAACCTCACTGGCATCAGTGGCACGATCCCTTTCTTGTATCCATTTGAAACTTTGATTTTGAGATGTTAATGTTGTCTTAGAGCTGTCAATTTCAAGGCTTTTAGTTTCACCCTGTAGTTTTTAACTAATTCTGTCGCTTTTCATCTGAAGAATGATGCAAGACGAAGATCAGGACTTAGAAGATGAAGAGGACGAGCCTATGTTTGTCCTTACAGATGAATGGAGGGATTTCTTTGCTAAATCTGAAGCTAAAAGGAGACTAGGTGATGATTATACCCCTTCCCTTTTAGCTGTTCTACTTGCGCTAGAGGTAATTAGTTGACTAATGTATTTGATTGATATGCAGCAAAAAAGCAAGCTAAGAAGAAAGCGAAGAGTAAGAACACTGATGGGAACACACCAGCACCAGCGACTGATTGTAAAGTGAAGATCGAATCTGCTGTATGTCCAGAGGTCAAGTCCGAGAATGAGCAATGAAAAAGGCCTTCCATTATGATGCACATTACATACAACCGGGATAAGCCTTTTTGTAGTTTTCAGAGTAAACGTCAAGATATTTTGATTCTAAGTCTCAAGAATTGTGTCTTGCCTTGAGAAAATGTTTAATTGACTATCACCTGGAGAGGCAGCCCGAAGCTGATGTAATATGCATTTCTCGATTGTTATCATCCTTGTAATTGTGCCTTTTAAGGAATATTATCATGACTTCCTTGATTGAGGTACCTTTTCATATTTGTTGTTAGTCGCAATTGCTTTCATCCCAGAGCTATTTACAAATTTTTGCTTAGGTTTTAATTATCCACAACACTAAAACAACATAGCAAGAAGCCaccatttcttccaaatattttttAACTTTAAACATTGACAAAATTATGAATAGCCGAGTGCTTGTGTCTCCGAAAAAGGTGCTGAACTTTAAACTGGAAATGTTGTCTATTCTTTAAAGGAACTAAAGATGTCATACAGGTCAAGTAATACACATTACTGAGTTTAACATTTTCATGCCTTTTACCTTAAGGTGGTGTTACATCAAATCCGACTTATTCCTATTACACGCGGTTGCTGGTCCAAAGCTGCCACACCTTCTTTCCTTTTCGTCTCCTCGGGCAATCCTGCAGGGGTGAGTTTTGGGCGGATTTTGTGAGTTCCACTTAACCCATTGCTTCCACCTCAACTATGTATACATATggggaagaaaaaaaaaggatacATATAAAATAAGATCACACTAATTTTGAACCCACTGAATTTGCCTCTGTAATCAAGCTTGTCATTTAACAATGCCGATGCTTGACTTCCCACTCTTGAATCTCTTAATTGGAAGTAGCATTGGAAGCTGTTGGCCATTGTGCAATTGTTTAACACCTGGCTCGCAAAAAGAAAACAAGTTGTTCATAAGAGATCTGAGACAACAAAGTTGAGATAACGGGAGGCCAAGTCACTGCCACGGTAGCAACTACCTTCCAGCTAGCTTGCTCATTGCAGCATTTACCCTCTCATCTGAGATCGATTTATGGCTGTCATAAAAATCTAGTATCTCCATTGCTATATTTTTCACCTGTCAATAATGAGAAATTAGTTAAAAGATGATGCTAGGAAGAAACTTCATCTAGGATAGTCAATGCTCCAAGCTGTTTAAACCCCGTTGGAACATGGCAGGTTGTTTGAGCAACAATCTGATTATCATATCTTGAATCGGTGCTTTCGTGAAACCTTTTGCATCATACTTACCTATACACCTGATGTAAATCATTTTGACCAAAAGTGTGATAGATCAAGTTTTATTTAAGCATAGACTATCTTATCAACTTATTTCACCACCCACATTTGACATAACGAAGTACATATGACATGAAGCAAGTTCTAGGAGTTGAGAAAATCCTAAAACAACATAGAGCAGAATCAATCCTCTCTATCTTCCTTACAGTGACAAAACTACATCTCTAAATGACAAGTAAACTATGAAACCTGGGTAGAAAATAATGTCAGTTCACGTatcatgaaaaaataaaataaaatagtgaCAAGTTAAGCTAAAAGTTATCCGTATCAACTTTGTAATATAGGAATTTGATTTTTAAGAGAGTCTACGATGGTCTTTCCTGGTTATATTTCAAAATCACAGGCACAGATTTGAGTTTG
It includes:
- the LOC104104408 gene encoding uncharacterized protein yields the protein MEKNSSVVPKPWSHHPLHHHHFQILHSCPLHSHMLQRNNHIPTCPLFTPFPQNPQQISPAILPDDLNPQISEPNGNFTDSRMMQDEDQDLEDEEDEPMFVLTDEWRDFFAKSEAKRRLAKKQAKKKAKSKNTDGNTPAPATDCKVKIESAVCPEVKSENEQ